The Fusobacterium simiae nucleotide sequence CCCATAGTTGAAAACGGCCAAAGTGCTGATGAAAACCAAGTATCTAAAACATCTTCTTCTTGATTTAATTCAACATCATGTCCATAATGTTTTTTAGCTTGTTCCTTTGCTTCTGCCTCATCCATAGCAACAAAAACATGTTTATCTGGTCCATACCAAGCAGGTATTCTATGTCCCCACCAAATTTGTCTTGATATACACCAATCTCTAATATTTTCTAGCCAATTATAGTAAATTTTTTCCATTCTCTTAGGAAGAATTTTTATTTCTCCATTTCTTACAACTTCAAGTGCTTTTTCTGCAAGAGGTTTCATCTTAACAAACCATTGAGGAGATACTCTTGGTTCTATAACAGTTTGACATCTGTAACATTGTCCTACTGCATGGTGTAAATGCTCAGTTTTTATAAAAAAACCTTGTTCTTTTAAATCTTCTACTATTTTTTTTCTGGCTTCAAATCTATCAAGTCCTGCATATTTAGGATAATCTTCTACTATTTTTCCATCAGGTGTCAACATGTTTATTATAGGTAAATTGTATTTTTTCCCTATATTATAGTCATTAGGGTCATGTGCAGGAGTAATTTTTAAAGCTCCTGTTCCAAATTCTTTATCAACATATTCATCTGCTATAATTGGAATTTCTCTACCAACTAATGGCAATATTAAAGTTTTTCCTATTAAATGTTTGTATCTTTCATCTTCTGGATGAACAGCAACTGCCACATCTCCAAGCATAGTTTCAGGTCTTGAAGTTGCAATTATTATATACTCATCAGAATCTTTTACTGGATATTTTAAATACCATAAATATCCATCTTTTTCTTCATGGTCTACTTCATCATCTGCAAGTGCTGTTCCACAAGATGGACACCAATTTACCATATATTCGCCTTGATATATTAAACCATCATGATATAGGTCATTAAAAATTTTTCTAACTGCATAAGAAAGTCCTTCATCCATAGTAAATCTTTCCCTGTCCCAATCCAATGAAGCTCCTAACTTTCTTAATTGTTGAGTTATTATTCCTCCATATTTTTTTTTCCAATCCCAAGTCATTTCAAGAAATTTTTCTCTACCTATATCCTCTTTCTTTAAGCCATCTTCTGCTAATTTTCTTTCGACCTTATTTTGAGTAGCTATCCCTGCGTGGTCGCAACCAGGCATCCAAAGAGTATTTTTACCTGTCATTCTATTGTATCTTATAAGGGTATCTTGAATTGAGTTATTTAAAACATGCCCCATATGTAAAATTCCTGTTACATTTGGTGGTGGTATAACTATTGAATAGTTTTCCTTTTCTGATGAAAGACTTGCTGCAAAATACTTTGCATCCTCCCATATCTTATACCACTTTTCTTCTATCTCATTAGGTGAGTAATTTTTGTCCAATTCATTCATTTTAGTTTTTTTATCTCTCCTTTCAAAATTTTTTAGTAATTAAAAACCAA carries:
- a CDS encoding valine--tRNA ligase, with translation MNELDKNYSPNEIEEKWYKIWEDAKYFAASLSSEKENYSIVIPPPNVTGILHMGHVLNNSIQDTLIRYNRMTGKNTLWMPGCDHAGIATQNKVERKLAEDGLKKEDIGREKFLEMTWDWKKKYGGIITQQLRKLGASLDWDRERFTMDEGLSYAVRKIFNDLYHDGLIYQGEYMVNWCPSCGTALADDEVDHEEKDGYLWYLKYPVKDSDEYIIIATSRPETMLGDVAVAVHPEDERYKHLIGKTLILPLVGREIPIIADEYVDKEFGTGALKITPAHDPNDYNIGKKYNLPIINMLTPDGKIVEDYPKYAGLDRFEARKKIVEDLKEQGFFIKTEHLHHAVGQCYRCQTVIEPRVSPQWFVKMKPLAEKALEVVRNGEIKILPKRMEKIYYNWLENIRDWCISRQIWWGHRIPAWYGPDKHVFVAMDEAEAKEQAKKHYGHDVELNQEEDVLDTWFSSALWPFSTMGWPEKTKELDLFYPTSTLVTGADIIFFWVARMIMFGMYELKKIPFKNVFFHGIVRDEIGRKMSKSLGNSPDPLDLIKEYGVDAIRFSMIYNTSQGQDVHFSTDLLGMGRNFANKIWNAARFVIMNLEGFDVKSVDKTKLDYELVDKWIISRLNETAKDVKDCLEKFELDNAAKAVYEFLRGDFCDWYVEIAKIRLYNNDEDKKISKLTAQYMLWTVLEQGLRLLHPFMPFITEEIWQKIKLDGDTIMLQAYPVADENLIDIKIEKSFEYIKEVVSSLRNIRAEKGISPAKPAKVVVSTSNSEELETLEKNELFIKKLANLEELTCGANLEAPSQSSLRVAGNSSVYMILTGLLNNEAEIKKINEQLAKLEKELEPVNRKLSDEKFTSKAPQHIIDRELRIQKEYQDKIEKLKESLKSFEE